In a genomic window of Streptomyces sp. NBC_00525:
- a CDS encoding bifunctional folylpolyglutamate synthase/dihydrofolate synthase, whose protein sequence is MLETLGRPERSLRGMLVVGTNGKGSTCAFAVAAVTAAGARVGSMPSPHLQEPRERIRIDGVPVTRAEYAKAFAEVWHAIELHGLPVLAQGIHAATAAVHFRRAGVDVAVAEASIGGSRAAAAELGLDVKVVTGVGLDHTRLLGDSLHQIARAKIAAAQNGDHVVLGRLAPEAAAGAEQVLRDRSGLTVWRMDHEIRYTARPSASGTGALVDVTTPRTVHRGLPCPLSGAHQHHNLATAVAAVDAMAERGHIREPDGELLRARLAATRWPGRLELIDPARLDHWTGRVLLEGATNPQGVATVAPEILRHARAGDLPGPPVLVFAAMHDKDVSGMLAPLPSHWPLVLTRTGSHQAADPAGLHHQLAPGRQGPCLTTDDTPAALRLAAEHAGPGGLVVVLGSLRLVGETRTALGLHPA, encoded by the coding sequence TTGTTGGAGACGCTGGGCCGGCCCGAGCGGTCGCTGCGCGGGATGCTGGTGGTCGGGACGAACGGCAAGGGGTCGACGTGTGCGTTCGCCGTCGCGGCGGTGACGGCGGCCGGCGCGCGGGTGGGCAGCATGCCGAGCCCGCATCTGCAGGAGCCCAGGGAGCGCATCCGGATCGACGGGGTTCCGGTCACGCGGGCGGAGTACGCCAAGGCGTTCGCCGAGGTCTGGCACGCGATCGAGCTGCACGGGCTGCCCGTCCTGGCCCAGGGCATCCACGCGGCCACCGCGGCCGTGCACTTCCGGCGGGCCGGTGTGGACGTCGCGGTCGCCGAGGCGAGCATCGGCGGCAGCAGGGCCGCAGCCGCGGAACTCGGCCTGGACGTCAAGGTGGTCACCGGCGTCGGGCTCGACCACACCCGGCTGCTCGGCGATTCCCTGCACCAGATCGCCCGGGCCAAGATCGCCGCCGCGCAGAACGGGGACCACGTCGTCCTCGGACGGCTGGCCCCCGAGGCCGCCGCAGGCGCCGAGCAGGTCCTGCGGGACCGGTCCGGACTGACCGTGTGGCGCATGGACCACGAGATCCGCTACACCGCCCGGCCCTCGGCATCCGGCACGGGGGCACTGGTGGACGTCACCACGCCGCGCACCGTTCACCGCGGCCTCCCCTGCCCGCTGTCCGGCGCCCACCAGCACCACAACCTCGCGACCGCCGTCGCGGCCGTGGACGCGATGGCCGAACGCGGGCACATCCGCGAGCCCGACGGCGAGCTGCTTCGCGCCCGGCTCGCGGCCACCCGCTGGCCCGGCCGCCTGGAGCTCATCGACCCGGCCCGGCTGGACCACTGGACGGGCCGCGTGCTGCTGGAGGGGGCCACCAACCCGCAGGGCGTCGCCACCGTCGCCCCGGAAATCCTGCGGCACGCCCGCGCCGGCGACCTCCCCGGCCCGCCCGTCCTGGTCTTCGCCGCGATGCACGACAAGGACGTGTCGGGCATGCTCGCCCCGCTCCCCTCCCACTGGCCGCTCGTCCTCACGCGCACCGGTTCCCACCAGGCCGCCGACCCCGCCGGCCTGCACCACCAGCTGGCTCCGGGCCGCCAGGGACCGTGCCTGACCACCGACGACACTCCGGCAGCCCTGCGCCTGGCCGCCGAGCACGCCGGGCCCGGCGGCCTCGTCGTCGTCCTCGGCTCCCTGCGCCTGGTGGGCGAAACCCGCACCGCGCTCGGGCTGCACCCCGCGTAA